A region of Bacillus rossius redtenbacheri isolate Brsri chromosome 2, Brsri_v3, whole genome shotgun sequence DNA encodes the following proteins:
- the LOC134529014 gene encoding transmembrane protein 205, protein MCARSLADIDSSNTETNDLINRKPKRPNVKLLKKNFAQCTEDMCVEVKNKDMKIQPDLLAITVMKYRKMVNTLTKIMGRFEEMKTYRVVFEMTQPAHLVTILAVSVIAMITYPQGGDAANPDVIKISPLISLIYLSSFMMHFGFQVWMTFVSGLSLYFNVSRHTFGEVQKVLFPRYFSVNSFLSLVTLVIFVKYHPIHVWNSCIGLQVMAMSVCFLLELVIRLYLAPPLVQLTVVKNAIEAEAGVGMEVGKYKPGSLVKCPHYVKIHCTFRRVHMAVAIGNLLTMACTTLHLHYLSQKISIV, encoded by the exons ATGTGCGCCAGATCCTTAGCTGATATAGACAGTAGTAATACCGAAACCAATGATCTGATTAATCGGAAACCAAAAAGACCTAACGTTAAGCTGTTAAAAAAGAATTTTGCTCAGTGTACGGAAGACATGTGTGTGGAAGTCAAAAATAAAGACATGAAGATTCAGCCTGATTTATTGGCAATTACTGTGATGAAGTATCGCAAAATGGTCAACACGCTGACGAAAATAATGGGCAGATTTGAAGAGATGAAAACATATCG TGTGGTGTTTGAGATGACGCAGCCGGCTCATCTGGTGACAATCCTCGCTGTGTCTGTGATTGCCATGATCACGTACCCCCAAGGAGGCGACGCAGCTAATCCAGATGTTATCAAAATCTCGCCCCTTATCTCGCTTATTTACCTTTCTAGTTTCATGATGCATTTTGGCTTCCAAGTGTGGATGACCTTTGTTTCAG GTTTGTCGTTGTACTTCAATGTTTCTCGGCATACTTTTGGAGAAGTCCAGAAAGTTCTGTTTCCAAGATACTTTTCTGTGAACAGTTTTCTAAGTTTGGTGACACTAGTAATATTTGTGAAATACCATCCAATACATGTGTGGAATAGTTGTATTGGCTTACAG GTGATGGCCATGAGCGTGTGCTTCCTGCTGGAGCTGGTGATCCGCCTGTACCTGGCCCCGCCTCTGGTCCAGCTCACCGTGGTCAAGAACGCCATCGAAGCAGAGGCCGGAGTGGGCATGGAGGTCGGCAAGTACAAGCCGGGCTCGCTCGTCAAGTGTCCGCACTACGTCAAGATTCATTGCACCTTCCGCAGAGTGCACATGGCTGTGGCCATTGGCAATTTGCTGACCATGGCTTGCACTACTTTGCATTTACATTATCTCTCGCAGAAGATAAGCATAGTGTAG